One genomic window of Phoenix dactylifera cultivar Barhee BC4 chromosome 6, palm_55x_up_171113_PBpolish2nd_filt_p, whole genome shotgun sequence includes the following:
- the LOC120103975 gene encoding serine carboxypeptidase-like 2 isoform X1: MTVAKEARKLSSSLVVLSLLSVLLPPTFTCSSLVSALNTITHLPGFHGTLPFYLETGYVTVDEVNDAQLFYYFIKSERKPEEDPLMVWLPGGPGCSAFSGLVFEIGPLKFDVAGYTDGLPTLVYNPHTWTKVCSIIFLDSPVGTGFSYSSAGKSYETGDTKAARQVHTFLRKWFIDHPEFLSNPLYVGGDSYSGIVVPVVAQEIAKGDQDGDKLSYNLKGYLVGNPITDEKFDKGAFVPYAHGMAIISDELYESTKKSCGGEYTSPRNEQCANYLQSVIECIEGINLFQILEPVCFDVVSLKPSMVAAYSRRLLKEDIEKFPLLKSDLPLECRSSAYLLSYFWTDNDTVREALNIRKGTVQHWQRCNHDLLYTYDIPSSIKFHLNLTSRGYRALVYSGDHDMGVSFVGTQGWIRSLNFSIVDDWRPWSVDGQVAGFTRTYSNNLTFATVKGAGHTAPEYRPKECLAMLQRWISGAPL, encoded by the exons ATGACAGTAGCTAAGGAGGCTAGAAAGCTCTCCTCTTCCTTAGTGGTACTCTCTCTACTATCTGTACTGCTGCCACCAACGTTCACATGTTCTTCTCTTGTGTCAGCTCTGAACACCATCACCCATCTTCCGGGATTTCATGGAACCCTGCCCTTCTATTTGGAAACCGG ATACGTGACGGTGGATGAAGTGAATGATGCGCAGCTTTTCTACTACTTCATAAAGTCCGAGAGGAAGCCGGAGGAGGATCCTCTAATGGTGTGGCTGCCAGGAGGCCCGGGCTGCTCGGcgttttcaggtttggtttttgAGATTG GCCCTCTAAAATTTGACGTTGCCGGGTACACTGATGGCCTGCCAACCTTGGTCTACAACCCACATACTTGGACTAAG GTATGCAGCATCATCTTTCTCGATTCGCCGGTCGGGACTGGATTCTCCTATTCGAGTGCGGGGAAAAGCTACGAGACAGGGGACACCAAAGCGGCCCGGCAAGTCCACACTTTCCTTAGAAAG TGGTTTATTGATCACCCAGAGTTCCTCTCCAATCCACTCTATGTCGGTGGAGATTCGTATTCTGGTATTGTTGTGCCGGTTGTTGCTCAAGAAATAGCAAAAG GTGATCAAGATGGAGATAAACTTTCTTACAATCTCAAG GGTTATCTGGTTGGCAACCCGATAACAGATGAGAAGTTTGATAAAGGAGCGTTTGTCCCATATGCGCATGGGATGGCAATTATATCTGACGAACTTTATGAG tCAACCAAGAAAAGTTGTGGAGGAGAATATACTAGTCCTAGAAATGAACAATGTGCAAACTATCTGCAGTCTGTAATTGAG TGTATTGAGGGAATAAACTTATTCCAAATTTTGGAGCCAGTGTGCTTTGACGTCGTGAGCTTAAAGCCCAGCATGGTTGCAGCATATAGCAGGAGATTGCTTAAAGAGGATATTGAAAAGTTTCCTTTGTTAAAATCTGACCTTCCTTTGGAGTGTAGA AGTTCTGCATACTTGCTTTCCTACTTCTGGACAGACAATGATACTGTTAGAGAGGCTCTCAATATTCGTAAG GGGACAGTGCAACATTGGCAGAGATGCAACCATGACCTACTTTATACATACGATATCCCAAGTTCTATAAAGTTTCATCTGAATCTGACAAGCAGAGGTTACCGAGCGTTGGTATACAG TGGTGATCACGACATGGGTGTATCTTTTGTGGGCACGCAAGGATGGATTAGATCTCTCAACTTCTCCATCGTGGATGACTGGCGGCCATGGTCTGTAGATGGGCAAGTCGCAGG GTTCACGAGGACTTACTCAAATAACCTGACTTTTGCAACTGTGAAG GGTGCGGGACACACAGCTCCAGAATACCGGCCAAAAGAGTGCTTGGCTATGCTTCAAAGGTGGATTTCTGGCGCCCCTCTGTAA
- the LOC120103975 gene encoding serine carboxypeptidase-like 18 isoform X2: MVWLPGGPGCSAFSGLVFEIGPLKFDVAGYTDGLPTLVYNPHTWTKVCSIIFLDSPVGTGFSYSSAGKSYETGDTKAARQVHTFLRKWFIDHPEFLSNPLYVGGDSYSGIVVPVVAQEIAKGDQDGDKLSYNLKGYLVGNPITDEKFDKGAFVPYAHGMAIISDELYESTKKSCGGEYTSPRNEQCANYLQSVIECIEGINLFQILEPVCFDVVSLKPSMVAAYSRRLLKEDIEKFPLLKSDLPLECRSSAYLLSYFWTDNDTVREALNIRKGTVQHWQRCNHDLLYTYDIPSSIKFHLNLTSRGYRALVYSGDHDMGVSFVGTQGWIRSLNFSIVDDWRPWSVDGQVAGFTRTYSNNLTFATVKGAGHTAPEYRPKECLAMLQRWISGAPL; the protein is encoded by the exons ATGGTGTGGCTGCCAGGAGGCCCGGGCTGCTCGGcgttttcaggtttggtttttgAGATTG GCCCTCTAAAATTTGACGTTGCCGGGTACACTGATGGCCTGCCAACCTTGGTCTACAACCCACATACTTGGACTAAG GTATGCAGCATCATCTTTCTCGATTCGCCGGTCGGGACTGGATTCTCCTATTCGAGTGCGGGGAAAAGCTACGAGACAGGGGACACCAAAGCGGCCCGGCAAGTCCACACTTTCCTTAGAAAG TGGTTTATTGATCACCCAGAGTTCCTCTCCAATCCACTCTATGTCGGTGGAGATTCGTATTCTGGTATTGTTGTGCCGGTTGTTGCTCAAGAAATAGCAAAAG GTGATCAAGATGGAGATAAACTTTCTTACAATCTCAAG GGTTATCTGGTTGGCAACCCGATAACAGATGAGAAGTTTGATAAAGGAGCGTTTGTCCCATATGCGCATGGGATGGCAATTATATCTGACGAACTTTATGAG tCAACCAAGAAAAGTTGTGGAGGAGAATATACTAGTCCTAGAAATGAACAATGTGCAAACTATCTGCAGTCTGTAATTGAG TGTATTGAGGGAATAAACTTATTCCAAATTTTGGAGCCAGTGTGCTTTGACGTCGTGAGCTTAAAGCCCAGCATGGTTGCAGCATATAGCAGGAGATTGCTTAAAGAGGATATTGAAAAGTTTCCTTTGTTAAAATCTGACCTTCCTTTGGAGTGTAGA AGTTCTGCATACTTGCTTTCCTACTTCTGGACAGACAATGATACTGTTAGAGAGGCTCTCAATATTCGTAAG GGGACAGTGCAACATTGGCAGAGATGCAACCATGACCTACTTTATACATACGATATCCCAAGTTCTATAAAGTTTCATCTGAATCTGACAAGCAGAGGTTACCGAGCGTTGGTATACAG TGGTGATCACGACATGGGTGTATCTTTTGTGGGCACGCAAGGATGGATTAGATCTCTCAACTTCTCCATCGTGGATGACTGGCGGCCATGGTCTGTAGATGGGCAAGTCGCAGG GTTCACGAGGACTTACTCAAATAACCTGACTTTTGCAACTGTGAAG GGTGCGGGACACACAGCTCCAGAATACCGGCCAAAAGAGTGCTTGGCTATGCTTCAAAGGTGGATTTCTGGCGCCCCTCTGTAA